Part of the Bubalus bubalis isolate 160015118507 breed Murrah chromosome 9, NDDB_SH_1, whole genome shotgun sequence genome is shown below.
CGATTAACTTAGCAAATGATCCCAAAGTATGGAGGTCCGTATGAATTctaaagtaaaacagaaataacacaTGGAGATATAATGAGTATATACTGTCTAAACACATTGTACAATCTTGAACTTCAGGGCAAAAAATCTACTGTTAATCAAGACTTAAGGCAGCACACTGATCCATACACTTTCTCAGAGCTCCCTTGACCTCACTGTTCCTCAGACTATAGATGAGGGGGTTTAGCACAGGGGTGAAGATAGTATAAAATGCTGACACAAACTTATCATGTTTAGCTGACCTGTAAGATTTGGGTCTCATGTAGATAAAAATGGCAGCCCCAAAAAAGAGTCCCACCACAGAGATATGTGAGGAGCAAGTGGCAAAAGCCTTCTTGCGGGCTTCATTAGAACGCATCTGGAGAATGGCAGCAAGGATGAGACTATAGGAAATCAAGATGAGGGAAATGGGGATCAGGAGCATTAACACACAGCAGATGTACATGACATACTCAAAGACAGAAGTGTCAGCACAAGCCAAATGCACAAGAGTGGGCGCCTCACAAAAGAAGTGATCGATCTCATGTGTGCTGCAAAATGAGAAGTTCAGGGTAGCAGCAGCCTGCATGAGTCCATCAGCTGCACCAAGGAACCAAGACCCCAAAATCATACTGAGGCATAATTTCCAACTCATGAGGACTGGGTATCTCAGTGGATGACAAATAGCAACATAGCGGTCATAAGACATGGCTGCTAAGAGGAAGCACTCACCCCCTCCTAAAGTGAGGAAGAAGAAGATCTGGAACCCACAGCCAGCAGGGGAGATGAACTTCCTGCCGGTCAAATAGTCAATGGCCATTTTGGGCACTATGGTGGAAATCAGCATCAGGTCCATGAGGGAGAGTTGACTCAGGAGGAAGTACATGGGCCTGTGGAGTCGGGTGTCCAGGAGAATCAGGAGAAGCACGAGGGCATTGCCCACGAGGGAGGTGAAAGCAACTATCAGAACCAACACAAAGAGAAACCGGTGGGCTCCAGTGTGGTTAAAGAGACCTAAGAGAATGAAATCTGCAGTGATATTCCAGTTTTCCATGATTTCAAACAAGAGTGATACTGCAAATGGAGAAATACATGAGAGTTACATATGCACAACATACCAAACTTTATACCATACACACTAAATCTAATAATTTTCTTGACATCAATTAATCttgaaagttatttttactttcaaaataagaTGACATACTCTTATGCACAGGAAGTAGAACTGAGTCTGTAGATGGAAACAACTTAACTTGAAATTGTTAGTGCACTTACTTTAAGTTTGCCAAGCTATAAATTGAAAACTATAATGACCTTCCTAGTAGTATCCCCCTCCCAATGTAATCCCATAAATCTGTTTAAACCTTCATAACTTGAAAGGATGTTTTGTGTAGGGATAATTTTTTCCCTGCAAATTCATATAAACACAACTTTTattggataaagaaaaaaaaatcttcttactTCTTCACTCAAATACAGAGATGAATTAATTTATCCTTCAGTTTCATGAGGATCTAAGTCCTCAAAAGCATTTTCATCTCTGATATCCTGGAGCCAAAGCTGTTGTAGCTAGTTAAATAAATACAACCGTAATTGCAGAAGTAAGGAGGCTAATTCAGTTTCGATGGTATGTTGTGATTCAGTGAAGTGACCTGACAGAAAGAGTCCTCTTCTTCCACGGTCATTCTCTTTACCCACACCTTTTACATTCATCTCATACTAGTCAATCAAGAAGAAGAAAGGCATTGCAAAAGGCTCACTCAATTCTTAATTCCATTGCTTGATCATCATCTTATCATCATCACTTACCAGATTCTACTGGAAGGTTTAGCTGGttgttttaaagtaatatatCATGGAAATTCCTATTGTCAAATGcatttcatattttctaaaaCTTCATGATCTGCACACTATCTTTGTGTCTAATAATCAGTCTGAACCACTAACAGCTATGTGCATTTCCAACTATAGCCCTCAGTGTCATTCTTCTGAAATACCTCAAACCCTCCTAATGTATTTCTTTGACTCGAAtccttattttccattattttcattactaTTTTGTTGGAAGGTTGACCATGTTCAACCTTCAGAAGTTTAACCCTGTTTTAAAATCAATAGGTAACTCAGTAACTATAGGATGTTTGGCAAGTTTCTTAAATTAATTTAAGTGTACTGTCAATACCATGGAATTAAGTATTTTCATACTGTTGTGACTGCATTGTGAATATTAATCTCCAGACTCTTCATCATCTCCAACTGAAACTATTACCAATTAAACAATAATACTCCATTACCCCTTCTCCTCAGCCCTTGAAAAATCACtgttctactttctatctctataaaAGTGACTACTCTAGGAACATtagataaatgaaatcatgcagcatttatttttatgttgtttttgatTAGTTTACTTATTATAATGCCCTCAAAGTTTGTGCATGCTGTAAtgagtcagaatttccttccattttaagGATAGACAATATTTCTTTATATGCACATACTGCATTCTacttattaattcatttcatttatggATATTTGTGTTGCTTTCACTCCAGGTTTGCATTTAATTATTGATttaatgggatttttttcttaattcatagtatttttttatttttatagatacatatataagcataaaatattaattttaaccaAAAATTTTGCTTATATCATACATTTTCTTATTATGATGTTTCCACTTGTATTAAGAATTTTATCTATTATAATATCACTAACTCAATTTTTCAATGGACATAAATGGTATGACTGTACGTTTTAATTTTAGGTAAGATAAGTATATACAAACAACAGTCATCACAAATATAAATGATTAGTCAGCATGATGATTGTGTTTAGACTATCTAATGGAAAGATCTACTATATGTGTCAATTAAATgagtggtgctgctgctgctaagtcacttcagttgtatccgactctgtgcgatcccataggcagcagcccatcaggctccactgtccctgggattctccaggcaagaactctggagcgggttgccatttccttctccaacgcatgaaagtgaaaagtgaaagtgaataggGAATTATATTTCCTAAAATGTGATAGTGTTTTATTATTTGGTTCATTGAAATTTCCATCTTTTCATATACAAATATGTGATAATTTCAAATAGTGAATTGCATTTCAAATagtgaatctatttgccactatttaaaatgtttgtaaacctatgaaaagagaattttgagGGATGCTTTCTAAAATTGGCTATGGATACAAAGTGTGGTGAAATGTTTAAATGAGGAATAATTCATcttgcaaataaaatatttacaatgacATTATGTAGACAATAAAAGCTTACCTCTAAAGTAGGGTAGGAATAGGAATATGTaatactgtaaaaataaatattttttctttggcaGTATGGTTTCAGAATGCTAAAGATGTTCTGTCTTTCATTCTGACTATATGGTCTTTCATTTATAGTGTTGTAAAGTTgtgatatttttactttaaatcacTAACTCATCTATTTTGCAGTGCTACCAGAAGGCACAAATAGAGCCTCTCTTGTTTTCTCATAGAGCTATCatagaatatttaaaactgtctataatttgtatttctttatttttctaatcctTGTTTTCTTCACtcaacattaaaattataaatttcccCCAAGAAAACAGAGAATTAATCAATCTATTCtgtaaaaactaaaatgataACAGCCAAATCATTTATTTGATGAAATTTAAGGTTATTACAAGTACTTTAACCTAGTGACTATGCCAGCTAGCATATGTTTGAGTTCTTCAGGTTGTAGGGTACATAATCAAATGGATTTCATTTGTAAAACTATATAGAGAAAGTGAATTAACTGTGGACTTTCTGGAGTTCAAATTTAATAAGCAAACCTAAGAAATATTTAGAGATTAATATCACTTACACAAGATAAAAATGACAAACTCCAAAAGTCTGCATCTGCATCCCCTCTGAGTGGCATCCTCTTATGGTTCCTCTTTGAGTGGAGGAAGGCTTTTCTAGTCTTGAATCATCAAACGTGCTCATCACAGTGTCTGCAGTGACCTATTAATGGGTGTGGCCTATTGCCATCTTATTCTAaatttgtgtgctaagttgcatcagttgtgtctgactctttgcgaccctatgcactgcagccctctaggctcctctgtccatgggattctccaggcaagaatactggagtgggttgtcattcccttctccaagggatcttcctgacccagggatcaaaccctcctctctaacttctcctgcattggcaggcgggttcttcaccactaacaccatctgggaagcccaagatgggCTTCTAAATTTACTATCCTATTAATATGTCAGAGTTGCAAAAGTATGACTCTTTGGATAACaaagatatttaattttcaagGATTTTATAAGTCCCTAGAACTTCAATATACTTTCTTACATGCTTTCATAATGCTATGATttattaaaacaagaaagaattgTTTACACAAAGAAAgctaaaatgcaaataaacctGGAAAGACAtgtctatttaaaaatacattgaatgGACTAATCTGATTCTAGCATTACTTGTTTAATAAGGAGGAAAATTTAAAGAGTGTGTTATTGAAAGACAAGATTTGGTCAAACTCAGTAATTAAATTGATAAAGCCTATGATAGAAttcagctatttttctttttgaacttaatttgataaaataatgctatattttaagtttcatttaGTTTTTATCTATATAACAtaactatatataattttgtatttgtatGCTTATGTCTATGTAATAAATGCATTATAATAGCAAGAACAATTATAGCAGATTACATTTTTGCGTCAAGCAATTTGCAATTTGATTCTATCTGGgataatttttataatctttttaaaaattgttttattactattattattttttttacttaacaatattgtattggttttgccatacatcaacatgcatccgccatgggtgtacacatgttccccatcctgaaccccccttcccacctccctccccataccattcctctgggtcatcccagtgcaccagccccaagcttcctgtatcttgcatctaacctggactggtgattcgtttcttataagatattatacatgttttaatgccattctcccaaatcatccccatctccctctcccacagagtccaaaagactgttctatacttctgtgtctcttttgctgtctcgtatacagggttgtcgttaccatctttgccatatgacccagcaatcccactgctgggcatacacactgaggaaaccagaattgaaagagacacgtgtaccccaatgttcatcgcagcactgtttataatagccaggacatggaagcaacctagatgtccatcagcagatgaatgaataagaaagctgtggtacatatacacaatggagtattactcagccattaaaaagaatacatttgaatcagttctaatgaggtggatgaaactggagcctattatacagagtgaagtaagccagaaagaaaaacaccaatacagtatactaatgcatatatatggaatttttataatcttattattggtttacttttcattttgaaagtctAGGGAAAGTATGTTTA
Proteins encoded:
- the LOC102392049 gene encoding olfactory receptor 2T8-like — translated: MENWNITADFILLGLFNHTGAHRFLFVLVLIVAFTSLVGNALVLLLILLDTRLHRPMYFLLSQLSLMDLMLISTIVPKMAIDYLTGRKFISPAGCGFQIFFFLTLGGGECFLLAAMSYDRYVAICHPLRYPVLMSWKLCLSMILGSWFLGAADGLMQAAATLNFSFCSTHEIDHFFCEAPTLVHLACADTSVFEYVMYICCVLMLLIPISLILISYSLILAAILQMRSNEARKKAFATCSSHISVVGLFFGAAIFIYMRPKSYRSAKHDKFVSAFYTIFTPVLNPLIYSLRNSEVKGALRKCMDQCAALSLD